Proteins encoded by one window of Cannabis sativa cultivar Pink pepper isolate KNU-18-1 chromosome 4, ASM2916894v1, whole genome shotgun sequence:
- the LOC115715107 gene encoding uncharacterized protein LOC115715107, with the protein MNGACKKLSMLIQRQFQLRNVSHSLHLLHHHQPRNGPTESLKQKVAEREKKRKKIKKNDAFVVLVPEGLKYLDTPTLPMTLTFIGIAIAAKLLYMYEYSDTKVQERIEKQIEDAPEGQGTVRMLTREEWEAIQEVRPRTPFESKLARPNARIRTGEPLRKEDVKDWTIDVLTDALTRVEESVKNN; encoded by the exons ATGAATGGTGCTTGTAAAAAACTCTCAATGTTGATTCAGAGGCAATTCCAGTTGCGCAATGTATCTCAtagtcttcatcttcttcatcatcatcaaccTCGCAATGGGCCAACTGAAAGTTTAAAGCAGAAAGTTGCAGAAAgggagaagaagaggaagaagatcaAGAAGAATGATGCGTTTGTGGTGTTGGTTCCTGAGGGTCTGAAGTACCTTGACACGCCGACTCTGCCCATGACCTTAACTTTCATTGGGATCGCCATTGCTGCAAAGCTCCTTTATATG TATGAATATAGTGATACAAAAGTACAAGAGAGGATTGAGAAGCAAATAGAGGATGCTCCTGAGGGTCAAGGCACAGTCAGGATGCTAACTCGTGAAGAGTGGGAAGCAATTCAGGAAGTGAGGCCCAGGACTCCATTTGAATCCAAACTTGCCCGTCCAAATGCACGAATAAGAACGGGTGAACCATTACGCAAG GAAGATGTGAAAGACTGGACTATTGATGTGCTCACGGACGCTCTTACCCGAGTCGAAGAAAGTGTGAAAAACAACTGA